The Rosa rugosa chromosome 1, drRosRugo1.1, whole genome shotgun sequence genomic sequence AACATTGGAGGTTTTGCCAGTCCACTGGACTATTCAGCAAGTTTTTGGAACAAAAGGTTACCACTTCAGCTCAACAGAATTGGTTATTGAAGCTTATTTGGGTATGACTACTCAATACAATAGAGGTCTGGAGTTCATAATGTAGTTCATAATTGCTCTACTACTTGCTCTAGTACAAAGATGACATAAAAAACAGCTCACCAGTTCCGTTGGGAGGACCGGCTCGCTCACCTAAAGGGCCGGACTATTTGTGTGCTTGCGATGTCCGATTCAGCTGAATCCTCAGTTAGAAAAAAGAGAGGCTCTCCGTTTCAAGGATGCGGCAGCCTCCAGTTTGAAAGTGAAGGTACAGGTAAGTAGAAGCGACTCATTCAGACATTGTGATGTGGCTATGATAAACACACGGTCAAGTTATATGAAGCTTATTTTCACACGGTACTGCGTGACAGGTTCTTTGGTAATGCCAAGTTGCCAACTATTTAAAGTTATGATTGGTTTCCACTCAggaagaggaaagaaaaaaaaaacagcattGTGGGAATAGCAGTTGGGAGAGGGGTTTGGATCGGGTGCTCAATGCATTTACGGGCAAAAATCTTGTAATTTTTGAATATTATCCTGTACTGTTTACAAGATTTTTGTAATTAATCCCTTCGGAATGCTAACGGGAATCTGAAAAACTACTAATATTGCAAATTCTAATTCACACAAACCAAAAATCCATTTGCATTTAACTTATTACAAAAGCTTTTATTAGATGGAAGTTCAAAGCAGTACTGATAAACACAGAAACCGATACAATACTTGACTTCACGTGTCTGACATATCAAAGAAAACGCAAGTACGGGAGCTTCAACCAGTGTTCTGCATCCCAGCAGCAATACCCTTCATGGTCAAAATAAGTGTGTCCTCTAGACCTGGAGCATATTCGCTTGTTGGGTTTAGATTGACGAGCTCTGCTGCTGGCTTGCGTGCTGGTTCCTTTAATGGCCTTACTTGACCAAGATAGTTGGGGTCACGGATCTGCTTCAGCGTATAGGCTTGGCACACATTTAGTGTTGTAATATACGAGTCACGAAGAAGAAGTCTCTGCCTCAAGTAAGGATCTCCTTCCAGAAGATTTCTGTGCCCAGCAACCTACAAAAATGTACAGATAAGATTGGTCTCTTCAAATATCTGTATGTGCAGTCAAATCAAATTTTTTCATTCAAAAACACTTTGACCTAGTACAAATTTAGTAACAAACCCATGAGAGCATTTCATTAATTATCATAAAACTAATATTTGGAAGTCCCAAGTTAAAATTTCATCTCAAGAATGGTCTTTATATTTGGTCTCATTCTTATGGTTAGACTTCATGTTGGTATAAGCAAGGAACCAGTTACAAAGATACTTTATATTGATGGTAATAGTAGTTTATATTTTCGaattatttgttttagtttCATGCAAAAATGAGTATTTGATTGAGACCAAAAGAAAAGAGTATTTGAAAACTTTTATGAATAAAAACAGATGAAGGGACAGTATTACCTGGAGTAGGAGGCGTTTAGTATCTTCATAGTTGGTCCTCAGTCGCTCTCCAAATGACCATAGGTCTTCTGACACCAGAAGCTTGTCATAAAGAGCTGTAATACCTGGGTCTCCCTTGGCAAACACCATCTCAATTAAATCAATGGTGACTCTGAAGAAAGGCCACTGATTATACATCTCCCGAAGCATCTGAAGATTCTTTGCATCCTTCTCTAAGGCTTGCTTAAATGCTGCCCCAAAACCAAGCCACACTGGTAAGTGAAATCTTGTCTGGGTCCATGCAAAGATCCATGGGATTGCTCGAAGTGATTCGATGCCTCCACTTGGCTTTCGCTTTGATGGACGACTCCCAATGTTCATCCGACCATACTCCATCTCTGGTGTTGCCTGCATTATTCAAGAAATAAGTATCTCAGCAGAAAGTAAATAAGAGCAAATTTTATTAAGGTAGGCAGATATGAAGGGACTTTTTCTGAAAATAGTTAAAGGGGTGATCGTGCTTGATGAACAGGCTACTTACAAGGCGAAAGTATTCAACAAAACGGGGTTCCTGGAAAACTATTGAACGGTATTCCTCCGTAGCAACAACTGCCATCTCATCCATGAGTGCACGCCATTCTGGCTTGGGCGAAACTGGGGGATTCATACCATGCTCTAGTGTGGCTGCTGTGAAACGCTGAAGTGTTCTAAAACACAAGTGCTCCTCTCCAAATGATTGTTCAATAACTTCACCTTGAACTGTTACACGGAGTGAACCGTGAATTGTCTCAGGTGGCTGAGACAATATAGCAAGATGAGTGggtcctcctcctcttccaacTGTTCCACCTCGGCCATGAAACATGGTAAGCTTAACTCCATATTGTTTCGCAACCTTTATGAGCTCTTCTTGAGCTTTGTACAGCTGCCATGCTGCAGATAGACGGCCTGCATCCTTTCCTGAATCTGAGTACCCTATCATGACTTCTTGCTTCCCATTGATCCGGTTTTTGTACCAATCTATAGAGAAGAGGCGAGCCACAGCAGCAGGAGCAGCCTCTAAATCAGCAAGCTTCTCAAACAATGGAACAACCCGTAGTGGCTTTTTCACACGGCATTCACGTTGTAAAAGCTCAACAGCAAGTACATCAGATGCGGCTGTTGCCATTGATATAATATAGGCACCAAAGTTGTCTGAGGGAAGTTCTGAAATGACTTTGAATGTCTCCAATACATCAGAAATTTCTTCAGTCTTGGGAACATCAGTGCCAAAAAGAGGGCGCTTTCCACTGAGCTCAGACAACAGCCATTCTTGCCTTTGTTTCTCAGGCCATTCTCGATAAGACCCAAGGCCCAGGTGCTTTGTAATAGCATCAATGACATCAGTGTGCCTGTCTGATTCTTGCCGTATGTCTAGTCTCACAAGACAAAGTCCGAAAGTAGAAACTTGCCGTAAGAAATCAAGAAGGCTCCCGTCAGCAATTGGCTTGTCACCACAGGAACAGAGTGACCGGTAACACAGTTCGAGAGGCTCCAGGAACTACAATTGAGCAAAAACACAATAACAGCTCTCAGATGAGAGTTTTGTACAACAAAAATATGTGGGGGCATGTTCCAACATAATTTTTGCGTTCAGCTTCTACTATATAAAGGTTCTAAATTTGGGGTAAACTGAAAATATCTTGAAAATGGAGACTCTGGTAATGGAATATTTATTTATAGAACTCCAATGAAATAAATCATGATAGGAAATACCTGTTCAACATTAGTAAAAGTTGTGTCCTCAGGAATGTCAGAGGTTCCATTGGATAGTAATTGACGAGCACGTTCACGTGTATTGTAGAGTTTGTCTCTCACATCACCAAGAATAACACGATATGGCTCATTTGGAGGAATTTGTTTCCAAAACTCTGATAACAAAGAATAACGATTAACAAAGGCACTCTATACTTGAATCAAAGGACAGATCAAATAATGATAATCACAGCAATAGTAAAACAGTAGAGAGAGTTATCCACCAATGTCATGAAGAGTTAGGTCAGTTTGGGGGAAAAATGAACTGAAACCTTTATAAGGaaccccccccaaaaaaaaaaaaaaaaggggagagaGAGCTATAGCGATATAACTAATAGTCAAAGATTTAAAGTTTCGTTGGACATTCAAAATGTCCAAGCCTAAAATGACAGAAACATGAAACTATTGCATACCTATATAGTGTTTTGCATCCTTCCTTGAAGACCTATGAAGTTCATGAGCACGAGCAAGAAGCTCATCGTTGCAACGCCACATAGATAACTGTGGGTAAAaaaacaatataagaaaatgcAGAGGGAATAACATATTTAAAATACTCTGAAGATCATGATTATAATTTCACACCTCAAACATAAGATCCTCTATCTGGGAGAAATACAAGTTAGCAGCCATCATTCTAGCCAATAAGCATACATCCCGTGTAACTTCTGGAGTGACCCTGGGATTTCCTGCAGTCAACATCGGAAAGATTATAAGCTACATAAACCATGATGTAGTCATGCTTCTAGAGAACATGGGGAGAGAGATGCCACAGTGATGAAAACAGCACTGCATAAGGACAGAATATGTTTTGCCAATAACAAGCATAAGATGAGCATACCATCACGATCCCCACCCATCcaagaagaaaattgaatgAGAGGGGCATTGTAAGGAACACGTTCATTTATCCCAATGTTCTTCAAGGCAGTGTCAACTCGGCGTAAGAATTTGGGTACACCTTTCCAAATCGTCTCATGAAAGTAGCTCATTCCTGCCCTCATCTCATCTTGAGGGGTTGGAGGAGTCCTTCGGATTTCGTCAGTGCGAAATGCAGCTTGAATCTACATTAAAGAAATAGATATATTCAGTAAATTTGAATGAAGATATATTACTGCAGATCCCATCAGGATATACTGGACCAGTTAGAGGTGCAGATCCCATCAGGATATACTGGACCACTTAGAGGGGAAGGGGGAATGTTGGCAATTGCAGCTAACTGATGGACAATGTCAGGGATAGTTGAGAGAACATAAATTTATATTCAAATTAAGTAAAGAGTATTTGAAATAGTATATAATGTAATTACATAGTATCAAAAAAATGCCATTGTATCAAACTCAATCAGTTTGTCTTTCCACATACCTCCCTTTGTAGAGCCTCATCGAGTTCTTGTTTATCATCAGGTGTAATATCCTTGGCATACAACTGCGTCAAACAATTTCTTACCCTGAAAAGATCAAGTAAGCATACAATGTCAATAACACAACCATAAACCCATCAACTCTCCACAACATAAGATAAGTAAACCAGGGGAATGGAGAACGAACCTCGCATGCTTTTGAAGCAGAGATCTGCGAACAGACTGAGTAGGATGTGCCGTTAGAACCAAATCTATAGTCTGGTTCTTCAATTCATCAAAAACTTCTTGTGGGGACTTCTTCAGTTGCCCCACAAGCTTCTTGAACGTCTCTTCAATGTCCGACTCTGTTGTAGCACTTGCTTCATCAACAAAATCTCCCTTCTTCAACTTTATCCTTCTCCGATATGCAATCTGAACTTCTTCAGCCAAATTGGCCAAGTTAAGCATGTGGGAAAAAGACTTGGCAACAACAATGGAGTCACCAGGATCCAAACTTGTAAACACATTTCCAAGTTCCTCCAACTTTTTCGGGTCCTGCTTTCCTTCGTATTCCGCGGATAGCTCATAACAATCTTGAACCTGTAGCAAATCAGATCCCAAAGGTCAATAAACACCTATATCATCAGATATTTTCACTTAATAAGCCCCAATTTCCTAATAGCATCATCGAGGTACCTAACATGCAGAACCTTTTAAGTAAAATTTCATAGATACTATCTGCTCTGTAAATCAATAATATATCAAATCCTCGTCCATATTACAACCCTGAACAGTATAAAGGAATGACATTTGGAGTGTTTTTCGATGCAAATAACAATAAAAGAACAATGACAGCTGAATTACAAACAAAAAGGCATGTAGTTAGACAAAATAGTTGCTTCCAATTTTCGTatcataaaaattgaattaaagaaaaaaatatataagatACTCTTAAGTCCCAGACAAGCATTATAGTCAGTGAACAAACAAAGCGATAACATCAAGGTTTGTAccagaaaaacaaaacataaaacATAAATACATATAACAACAAACACAAAAGAACAACGAAACTCTCGATCAAAACTAACATGGCACCTACCCCAGAAATTTTCTAAACTATCAACTAGTGAACTCCATAAGCAGTCAATGGTAATTCAAAGCAAGTAAAAAACTAatcaaaacagagaaaaaaaggaCTAAAATTCACTACCGTTTCTCTGAGATCCTCCCCATGTAAACCCTGAAGAATATCGAGGAAGCGATCCAACAACAAAGCATCGTACTCGATCAGTTTGTCATCCTCAGACACCTTTCCTGGTGCCAACAGCCTCAGCTGTGCATCAATTGAAGCCATCTTCTCCAAGTTCCTCGCTGCCATGGTtgccttctctctctctctgctttctGGGTTTCTGGGTTACTCTGTATTTGACTTTTTTTAACCAACAAAACACTGCATGGTATTAATAATGAATCAAAACCCACAAATCCTTGCGGAAAACAGAGTAGAGCAAACTGAGTTTTCAGAGGAAGTAAAGTATAAACCGGATTGAAGTAGAGCACAAACTCTATGAAGAAAAGGAGATGATATATAatggggaaaaaagaaaaaggaaaagatagAGTGGGGGGAAGCAAAGCGAATCCCGTGAGACCCAGATGAAGAGAAACGGGTTGCTTATGATCCGTGCACGAGAAAGTACAAAGGATTAGAGACGGAGGGTTTTGATCACGGAAGGGGTCAGAAAGAAGAGAAGTGAGTGTGTGTCTGTGTCTGTGTGTGGGTTATGTAAAGCAGGACTCTCTTTCTGTGTTGGACTTGAATTTATAGAGAGataggggggagagagagtgtaCAGCTCGGACCTGGAGTAGCTAAAAATTAGTAATTCACAATTTTACATttgcaacaaaacaaaacacgTTGATCGGAATTGGATATGTGGAGAGAAAAATataatcaaaaattaaataaatgtaACGAAAAAAATCAAAGTATGTGTTACGGAGGGTGAGCTCTAATGAGGACCCTAAAATGAGAATTTTGTGAGGACTTTTAAATTAACGATTAGATGACATATGTGTTGTAGACTTAATATTCAATTAAAATTGGGACTGCTCATTCAACTGTTAATTTGAAAGTCCTTATTAAATCTTCATTTTAAAGTTCTCACTAGAGCCTCTCTCGTGTTATAGACATAGGTGTAAAAATGAGTACCATACTTAAACTTGAACTAGCCTAAATGGCGAAGGAGGGTTGAGACCATCATACCTCAATAGCTCAATGCAATATTAAATCACTAGAATCACGGCAACAACTCCTTCACTACATCAAGTTTATGACCAAATATGATCATTAGACATGGAAATGACTTATTAGGGCATGGTTATGTGCTTTAGGCCTAGAAATTGGGTCCATCACTCTTGACTCTTGAGAACACCCATCATACAACTCCTAGATTCCTCATTCTCTTTGGTGGCTCCTACACCTCAATAGCAGCATAAATCGCTTCTAATCGAGCTTCTTCCCTCTCACAACCTTCGATAGTGAGTTCtattaaacagcgacaagtgtgGTCCGTGGttcaccattgtaccgatactgtcccaacttaacagCCCGTTAGGTGTtaggttttaatcacaaaaggtctcgatacaattgggtaagagccacccacttataaattatattttatttgtcattttTCTAATGTATGATCTTTCCtttccaacactccccctcactGCAACCTAACTTTAGGtttgcacgtgaaattaattaacaattcaattcccacattggaaattgggacacaagtctcatatcggagactttGCCAATATAACAATCCAAGACCCACAAcggacacttggtaacaatccaatcggaatattccgatggcaatataaggaacccaaattTAGGCCAATGAcaattggagacgcaattgaagaaggacccgctctgataccatgttaaacagcaaCAAGTGTGGCCTATGGTCCATCactgtaccgatactgtcctaACTTAACCACcagttaggtgttgggttttaatcacaaaaagcCTCGGaacaattgggtaagagtcacccacttataaattatattttatttgtcacttttctaataTGAGATCTTTCCTTTCGAACAAGTTCTTCCACACTTAGTAAGAGTTAAATATCCAAGGAAATCATTTAAGGAAATATAGGCGGCTTTGGTTGGTTGATTATGAGACAGTTGCTACTAACTCTCCCTTTTGTGcatttgtttgattttacttATGTTTTTTATGGCGTCGTCAAGCCAGATGACCATTGTTAGTGTTATTGACCCTCCTAAGAATACAGTAGCTAAGTCGCAGCTACCCCTCGAGTAGCAAACAAAGGTTTAGGAAGGCATTTTACCCAACTGAAGACCAAAACTTCCTCATCTCAAAAGAAAATGATAAGAAATTAGATATGAAGAAATAAGTACGCCATATATTAGATAAACATGTCTTCTAGAATCTAGAGGTTATTGTATAGTTGAGATGTGTATCTGAACTCTGTTTTTATTATTAGTGTGGTATTACTTTAAGAAAGCTTATTTTTCAAACCATTACGCAGCATGTTTCAACAAAATAGTTCGTTGttagattatttttttttaaatagtcaTTTCTATTTAATCTGCTCCAAACGAAATGAATTGAAACTTTTGAGAATAAAGGGCTTGTGCGgctaccctcaagccttgattaacgAAACTAaatagggttaaatactgtttactccctgaattttcagggaaaaaacagttcagtccctccctttttaatttcacacgtttactccctcatctctcaatttttGACCAATAGGACCAAGAGGTCCATTCCGTCAAATTTCTCGGTTAAGTCACTGTTGTGGTTATCCTTTTCGCTGTAAAATGTCTATCCTaccctcaattcttttttttaattaattttttttcctctctctctctctctctctctctctcttttcccttctgcttttctctctcttcttcctcttccaccACCGATGGAATTGGGTGGATCCTAAGCCAAAACGAAATCCTTACCATAtgtgtcttctctctctctctctctatcagaACTCAGAATATGTCAAAAACCACAGCACAACAAGAAATCCATGTCTACTTGTTTCGAATTCAACCAAACAACATCATTTCAAGCTTAGTAACTCAAAATTTCAATCACAATCAGCAAAAGTTAAACAATTAATAATTGAGGCTCCATATATCATCTCAAGAAATATTCAAAATCAACAGCCATATGAATTCGGAAAACCCGATTTCAAAATCGGGTATAGGCCGAGCGCGACAGCTTCGATCCACTCACAAAAACCAACCCACCTTCAACAACACTTTCCTCATTGAAATGCAAGTCTTCTGTGACCCAAAGGGGAGGAGGCTGAGCGCAAAGAGGACGACACCGTCGTCGAAGTCTGGTTGAAGAGCACGACAGCGCCGCCAGTGCACGCCAAATGAGTGACCTACGGGAGCACAGCCAAgtaggctaccgcctgagccccggcttgtccccagatcaccgctgacgcgccgccacgcgccgcgccaagacagcatcagaagctccagaaactggggactgaagcatatcagtcccacatcgaaaacatgaagaagatcagctccttcttcacctataaaaggtactctcttctctcctcattaattacgcctttaatacttacctactgttactttgtcaacataaatacattgactaacttaggcatcggagagttgaagaccgcccagcgcggtctccctctgacgccctctatattttacttgacaggtagcggaagctttgagaacatcacaagtatcggtccgcccatcggatcagcgttaacaaaggtttagctaccgctgaactttttagacattaacattggcgccgtctgtgggaaccctggacaaaaggtcatcccaccacatccaccatgactaacggtagcggggaaAACACGGAGGAGCAACCGGATCAACCCGCCAAtccccaacccaccaacccagcGACTAACGTTAACCCAGCGGTTAATGTTAATCGTGCCCTGTTCAGCACACCGGCCAACCCCAGCATGGAACCCCAGATCACTCCCCAGATACTGCCAACCCAAACAACAGCGGAGGCTCAACCGAGtggcagccgcccaccggtgTGGGACCTCaccgctatgtatgagctggcattgGCGGACCTTCATAAAGAAAATAGAGAGCGCGAGCAGGAGCAcagagaaaaggccgaggcccaaaagcaggtggccacgctgatgtcaaaATTTGACGAGTTGAAGAAGGCGCTGGAAGCAAACGCCAACCCGGTGCAGAGCGAGCAATTGCGAAGCACTAGCCGCAGTCAACCCAACACCGGCAGAGTGGTACCCggaccaatcatacagatgcaggtaccgctgaacccatcAGAGCTacggggaatgggaccacctccTCCGCCCCAGCTAatgatagagcaggaggcggagtcccAACCATTCACCAGCCGCTCAGCAGTCAGGGCTAGGACGGAAGGCAATCCCCCCGCTCCCAGGCGAGAGCTGGTTCAGCAGAACCTCCAGGAGAGGCCCGCTGGTGACACGACCGCCCTAATCCTGGAGCGGATGCAGCAACtagagcaaaggctaatccgagcggaggcaggcgccccagcgcgCCAATTCCTAATCCACTCTTTGTGTCCAGGCCGGGCCCATTCACCACCAGGATCCTGCATGCCATCCGCCCAGCACACGCAAacaccccaaagatgtcacattacggcggcatgactgacccctttgtccatatggacaccttcaagaaggtcaccaataacaagggattcgatgacgccaccctctgccacttattcagcgaaacgttgtATAGTGAGGCAATGAtttggttctttgagtgcccgCCCGGTTCCATCGACTCATTCTACGCACTGTCAAATGCTTTCCTCTCTCTGTTCATCTTGCTGGccgccggacaccacaacacagCTCAACTATTCAACCTCAAGCAAGGAGCggaggaaacattgaaggcgtTTGTCACCAGATGGCGAGCGGCAACATCCCAGTGCAGCAATCTTGATAAGACAATGGCGCTGGCAGCCTTTAAAcggggactcctcaaggggccatttctctatcacctaaattacaatcatccaaatgcctCTTATGACCAGGTCATGAGCGAGGTTGTCATTCATGCACatgcggaattcattacatatggagaaacccccccccccccccccaccaccaccaacacctgTAAAATCTACCTAACCCTCCTCCagccatcaggaaaccgctaacaaaacctctgctgcaccgccaactgataagaagagagagtggcaacaaggtagccaccagagcaagcggcagagggacctGCACTACAATAAGGGCAACCGCTCATCTCATGGGGATAACCGTAGTAAACCAACGGAATCCTCCCAGCGGTATGTAGTTTTTACAGTcatcacggcctcgtatgaagaaatATACGACCAATGCAAGTACCAGATTccgccaccacccccaagaaagtacCCAAGGGTGGGTAAATCGCGAAATACTGGtaagtggtgcaagtaccacgaggacagcggtcacaacaccaacaactacAATGCACTCAAAACCGCTATTGAGACTTTGTATCGAGATGGTAAaatggagcaattcaaggtgcaCCAACCGCCACATGTGATTGCCAACATTGAACCCCTGgaccgcatcaacaccatcgacggcggtgctccaataaccagcatgtctcacaagGCAAAGAAGCGCTACGCATGTGCCAACCACCCCAAGGAGGTATGTAATATCCGCTATGAGAGGTCCGCAAAACTCCCAAAatctggttgggagcccatcaccttttcggaggaggaggagagcggAGTACATCTGCCCCACGAcaatccattcttgatcgacgccatactcgataaatggtcagtgggaaggATCCTTGTCGACAGCGGATCCACCgtaaatgtcatcttcaacggttGCTACGATAAACTTCAGCGGAACAGAAAACTACTacaggaccatgagccactgcttaGCTTCTCCGGTGATGTCACACAACCATTGGGTTCTGATTACATGCGACTAGTTATCGGCACCAGTCCATGTAAGGCGGAAATCCATACAGAATTCATCATTGTggactgcttcagttcatacaatgccatcattggtcgaccgacacttaacaagctcaagtgcatcatcgccggatacatgctactcatgaagttccctacccccaacgggacaggctgtgtgaggggaagtcaaCAACTAGCACGAGAGTGCTATTCCACAACCGTGGCACGAACCGCGCACCGCCACGAAATCCTAATA encodes the following:
- the LOC133724882 gene encoding phosphoenolpyruvate carboxylase 2-like; this encodes MAARNLEKMASIDAQLRLLAPGKVSEDDKLIEYDALLLDRFLDILQGLHGEDLRETVQDCYELSAEYEGKQDPKKLEELGNVFTSLDPGDSIVVAKSFSHMLNLANLAEEVQIAYRRRIKLKKGDFVDEASATTESDIEETFKKLVGQLKKSPQEVFDELKNQTIDLVLTAHPTQSVRRSLLQKHARVRNCLTQLYAKDITPDDKQELDEALQREIQAAFRTDEIRRTPPTPQDEMRAGMSYFHETIWKGVPKFLRRVDTALKNIGINERVPYNAPLIQFSSWMGGDRDGNPRVTPEVTRDVCLLARMMAANLYFSQIEDLMFELSMWRCNDELLARAHELHRSSRKDAKHYIEFWKQIPPNEPYRVILGDVRDKLYNTRERARQLLSNGTSDIPEDTTFTNVEQFLEPLELCYRSLCSCGDKPIADGSLLDFLRQVSTFGLCLVRLDIRQESDRHTDVIDAITKHLGLGSYREWPEKQRQEWLLSELSGKRPLFGTDVPKTEEISDVLETFKVISELPSDNFGAYIISMATAASDVLAVELLQRECRVKKPLRVVPLFEKLADLEAAPAAVARLFSIDWYKNRINGKQEVMIGYSDSGKDAGRLSAAWQLYKAQEELIKVAKQYGVKLTMFHGRGGTVGRGGGPTHLAILSQPPETIHGSLRVTVQGEVIEQSFGEEHLCFRTLQRFTAATLEHGMNPPVSPKPEWRALMDEMAVVATEEYRSIVFQEPRFVEYFRLATPEMEYGRMNIGSRPSKRKPSGGIESLRAIPWIFAWTQTRFHLPVWLGFGAAFKQALEKDAKNLQMLREMYNQWPFFRVTIDLIEMVFAKGDPGITALYDKLLVSEDLWSFGERLRTNYEDTKRLLLQVAGHRNLLEGDPYLRQRLLLRDSYITTLNVCQAYTLKQIRDPNYLGQVRPLKEPARKPAAELVNLNPTSEYAPGLEDTLILTMKGIAAGMQNTG